The DNA region ACCGTCGCACCTCCCCCGCCGCCGCCCTCAACACCGACGCCGTGTACAACACTTCATACTTCGCCTTGATAATGGATGATCCACTTTCATCAATAAGTAGATTCAGCAGACGGTCATAATTCGCTTCGACGTGATCCGCGCACTTTAGCAGAATCTTCTCTCTGTCATACGATGGCAGTGATGACCAATGCTCATACCCCTTCCGCGCAGAGGAAACCGCGGCTTCGACATCCGCCTCCGCGCCCCGCGCGGCATGACCAAGAATCTCGCCCGTCATCGGCGCGTAACTTGGAAACGTCTCGCCATTCGCAGCAGGGACTTCTCGTCCGTGGATGAAGTGTCCGTAAGTTTTCATGGTTGCCTTCTTTTCAACCACAAAGGGTCACAAAGCATCACGAAGGAATTAAATTAAAAAAACCTTTGTGTACTTTAGTGACCCTTCGTGGTTAATGATTTTAGATTCTTTCTTCCAACATGGATGCCTTTAACAAATATGCCCTTGCCTTTGCACGGTCACTCGCCGCACCCGAAAGCGACGTATTCCTGCGCTCGCGTTCTTCTTCCGCGCTCATCACCATGTTGTTGTATTGCTGGTCGGTATAGAGTTGCACAGACTCCACCGCATACTGCCTACGTTCATTCGAGTAATCATCCAAAATGGAATCCGACTCGCCGTTCCAAATGCGGATGAATTTCTCTGTCAAATTCACCGCGTCGTGGATTCCGCTATTCATGCCCATGCCGCCTGACGGATTATTGTTGTGCGCCGAGTCGCCTACCAGCAACGCCCGCCCCACACGGAAGGTATCCGCCACACGCTGATGGACGCGATACAGCTGAGTGGTCTTGATTCTGTAATCAGGGACTTTGCCAAAGAAGTTGGAAATCCGCGCCCGCAAATTTTCTTCCTTCATTGCAACATCTTCTTTTTCATCATCCGTCATGCGAAACACCACGCGGACAATATCAGGCAGATTCAAAATGATGACCCATTCCTGCGGGTCAAAGATGTAACAGACTTGTGCCGCGCCTGGGAGCAGGTCTTCGGTATTCAAGTCACTGCCAATGAGCAGGAAGCGATCTTCGTAGGTCTTGCCTTGAAAGCCAATGTTCAACTGCTTACGGACAGCGCTATGCGTCCCGTCCGCGCCGACGATGTACGAGCCTTCGCGTTCGACAATTCCACTCGCAGTTTCAAATCGCGCCGTAACGTGTGTGCAGTGGTCAACAAAGTCAATGAGTTTATGCCCCATGTGGACTTTTCCCATTGCAGTCGCTTCGACGGCAGGCTTCAGCACGCGCGTGGCGATATGCTGCGGGCACTGCAAACGATACGGGTAGGGAGTGTCGTCTGAAATGCAACCATAGTCAAAGTCCGCGATGAGGCGGCGCGGAGCGCGTTCCCAATACTGCAAGCGATCTACTTTGTATCCATGCTGGATGATCTCATCCACCACACCCCACTCTTTGAACATCTCAAGCGTTTTGGGATGAAACGTGCTAGCGCGGATCTGCGTGTTGAGTTCAGCATCCATTTCGAAAACCTCGGCAGGAATGCCCGCACGGGAAAGCGCCAACGCCAACGAAAGCCCCACAGGACCCGCGCCAGCAATGAGGATGGGCAACTGATTACTGTTCACTAACAACTCGCATCTTGTAACTCGTACCTTGCACTACTCTCTTTCCCCCGCATGCAAAATCCGCACCAAGCGTTCACGCATCGGCACACCAAGCATGCGGTCTGCCAAAACATTCGCAGGGTCTTTCTCCACAATGGTTCTGCGGACAAGTTCATCGCGCTGCTTCAACGCCGCGCGTTTTTCAGGCGAGACAGGCTTGGCATTCTTCACCAACTCCACCCAATTGCGGACGTATTCCAACATGACCGACTCGACATGCGCTTTGAAATCCGCGAACGGAAGCAAACCGCAGATCGCAATCGGCGACAGTGTTCCACGTGTGTAAAGATGAACAGGGTTGAAGGTCTTATACGCAGGGTTGCGACGCAGCTCGATCCATTTTTGATTCATCGATTCGTGATACTGGTCGAGATGATCGGGCGAAATGACAGGTTCATAGCGCGGCAGATAATCGACATAGCAAAAGACATCGGGAGCAGTACCGAGCGCCATGCCCAAATGCGGCACATCAATTTCATCGTTCACCCAGCAAGTGAGATGAATATTCGTAAAACCCGTTTCAGGTTTGCCGATCCACGAACGGACGATCCAATCAATTTTGTCACCCGTGTAGGTGAACATATTTCCCACCACATTGCCCTGCAAATCGGAAATTTGTTCAATGTCCGCGCACTTCATATCGCGCCGCAGGTTCAAGCCATTGTTCACCATCTCCCACGCCTGCTCGCGCACGTTCAACAAATAGTTGAACACTTCCGTATTGTCCACAGGCTTGCGCGAATCAAGCACATCTGCCAGGTGTTGAACTGTATCTCCGCTCATGGTTGTCTCCTTATTAGTTGAGTAGAGACTAGAGACTATTCATCTATTCTCTAGTCTTCCATTATCTTGAAATCAACGGCTCTGCCAACTTCCACGGTCTGCCATTCAAAACATCCGTGCGATGCGAAACCATCTTATTGACCGCCGCCGCAGGATGAATTTCCGCAATCGTCAAGCCATCGCCTTGCGCCATTGTTATCACGGGATAATTGATATTGCCATCGAACGGTCGGTTCTTCCATTCCGTCCACAGCGTAAAATCTTCAGTGATGGCATAAATACCGCTGTCACTTTTACTCGCCACAATCACATTCATGCGGTTCTCAGCCGCGCGTTCTTTGAAACCCAATTCCACTTCCCACTTTTCCAAGATCATCGTCGGCACCGCCACCACTTCCACATCCTTCAACGCCGCGAGTCGAAACGTCTCAGGGTAGATGGCATCATTGCCGATCACCAACGCAACGCGTCCCCACTCGGCATCAAACACATTCACTTCGTCCCCCAACTTCGACCACGCATGACGTCCCGACGTATGCAATTGCGGCTGCTTCAACACCACGCCGCTTTTATTGAACAGCACCCCCACATGCGCCCCATCTTCCACAATCGACGTCGCCACATACGCATCTTTCAATTCGCTTTGCAACGCGCGAATCATCTCAACCGATTCTTTTTCAGCGCTTTCTAAATTCGTGATGTGGAATAACTCTGGGAGGACAATTAACTTAACTCCAGCCCTTTCCCCCTCCGCAATCATCTTCAACGCTGAATCAACCGCCTCTTTTCCTGACGCCGAAACCTGCCCCGCCCCCGCAAGCAGACTCTCCACCCCAGGCGTTTTCCCGCCACTCTGCGACTCCACCCCAAGCGGCGCATACAACTCAGGTCTGCGCGCGGACAAAATATCCGTGCCATCAGGACGAAGTTTATTATCGGCTTCGCTCAAGTCAATATCCGCGAAGACCACCGCTTCGCCTTTCATCGGCGCCTTGGCTAACACCGTCCCATCAGGCGCGACAATCTGACTCTCGCCAGCGCCTTCGAGAAAACTTGGGTCAATTTTCAACCGCGCTGCAACAGCCTCGCGCATCTCTTCAGGCACCAACGACCCAACCTTATTCGCCGCGACGACGAACACCTTATTCTCCGCCGCCCGCACAGGAATATGCAGCGACGCTTCATCATGCGCAAATGAATTCAGGCTATTGAGCAACAACTGCGGACGACGCACCGCCAATGCCCGCGCCACTTCAGGGATGACCCCGTCCATGCAGGCGTACATGCCCACTTGCCCCATTTCTGTTTCAATGATCGGCGCGATCATCGTGGACTTTTCAAGGAAGTTATTTTCATTGCCCATCAAAATCTGCTTATCCGTCAACCCGACCACATTCCCCGCTGGGTCGAACAAAATATTGGTCCCCGAAACCTTGCCACCATCCCGCTTCAAGGTGACGTTGATCTTGATATAGCAGTTATGCTCTTTGGCTTTTCCGCCTATCGCGTGGATAAAGTCGTCGTCGAGCGAAACAGCCGTCCCGTAGCAATGAGCCGCGTCACGATACCAGGCGATGTGATTGACAAATTCAGGCAACACCATCACATCCGGCTTGACCTTCGCCGCTTCATCGATCATCCGCAGACAAGTTTGCAGGTTCGCGGCGACATCCGCCACCACGCCGAACTGCACCGCCGCCGCTCGAATTTTAGTTTTTCCAGCCAAAGACTGTCTCCACAGGCTAAATGTTATAACATTATAACAACTATACCCCAAGCAAACAAGGTTTGTCAATAAATAATGGGATTGATGTTGATAATGATTAACGGCAGAGATATAATGAATATGAAATTTCTATACGATTATTAGAGTAGCGGTGAACTAAATAATAGTTCACCGCTTTTATCGGCATTTATGGTATTTGTAAATTGACTATAAGAATGTTTTAGTTTTTGATATATTTTTCATGAAAAACATACTCGTCACCGGTGGCGCCGGATTTATCGGTTCGAACTTTATCCGTTATTTGCTTCACGCAGAAACGGATGTTCATGTTGTCAACCTTGATGCGCTGACCTACGCTGGCAGCCTTGAAAATCTCAAAGATGTGGCGGACGATCCGCGCTATGCCTTTGTTCAGGGAAACATTTGTGATACGGAATCGGTCGAGCAGTTGTTGAGAGAACGCAATATTGATACCATCGTCCACTTTGCAGCCGAGTCGCACGTCGACCGCTCCATTCTTGGACCAAGACAATTTATCGAAACCAATGTCATGGGAACGTTCTCCATGCTGGAAGCGGCGCGCAAAGTTTGGCTTCAAGATAAGCATCTGAAGAATGTACGTTTTCACCACGTTTCCACCGATGAGGTCTTTGGATCACTCGCCCCCGGCGAACCTGCCTGGACGGAGGACACGCCCTACGCACCCAACTCGCCCTATGCCGCATCCAAGGCTGCAAGCGACCATCTTGTCCGCTCCTATGGGCAGACGTACAAATTGCCTTATACGATCAGCAATTGCTCCAATAATTACGGACCCTATCAATTTCCTGAAAAACTCATTCCGCTGATGATTCTGAATGCCATGGAAGGGAAGCCCCTGCCTGTCTATGGGGATGGTCAGCAGATTCGCGACTGGCTGCATGTGGAAGATCATTGTGAAGCCATCCACCTTGTTCTGACAAAAGGGAGTATCGGTTCGACGTATAATATCGGAGGCGAAAACCAGCCTGCCAATTTGACCATTGTTGAGACCATCTGTGAGATTTTGGATGAAGTCTCTCCCGACTCGCCTCACAAACCGCACGGGAACTTGATCCAATTTGTGGCGGACCGCCCCGGGCATGACCGCCGTTATGACATGGATACGCACAAGATCAGCGCGGAATTGGGCTGGCGCCCGCGTCACACCCTGACCGAGGGACTGATGGACACGGTCAACTGGTATCTCTCCCACCCTGAGTGGATTTCCGTCATCCGTCAACAACAGGAATATCAGGGTTGGCTGGAAGCGAACTACAAATCACGTTAGGAGATTCGTCACATATGAAAGGTATCATTCTCGCAGGTGGACGCGGTACGCGCTTGTATCCATTAACAACGGCGGTGAGTAAACAATTATTGCCTGTTTATGATAAGCCGATGATTTACTATCCTCTATCGATGCTAATGTTGGCGGGAATTCAAGATATTCTTATTGTCAGTACTCCTGACGATTTGCCTGCTATACGAAAACTCTTGGGAGATGGAAAAACTTGGGGGTTGGAGTTTACTTATCTTGCGCAAAACGAACCGCGCGGATTGGCAGATGCTTTTCTAGTTGGCAGAGATTTTGTTGCAGGCGAAAAGGTCTGTCTAATTCTCGGGGACAACATTTTTTTCGGGCAGGGTATTTCTCAGCAATTAAGACAAGCTTCCGCCTTGCAGAAGGGTGCGTTGATTTTTGCCTACCCGGTACACGATCCTCGGCGGTACGGTGTGGTAGAAATTGATGAACAAGGAATGGCAATTCATCTGGAGGAAAAACCCAAAAAACCACGTTCGCATTATGCCATTCCAGGGTTGTATTTCTACGATGAAAGAGTCGTGAAATTTGCAGAGCAACTACAGCCATCTGCGCGAGGCGAGATTGAGATCACGGACTTAAACCGCATGTATTTGGAATTGGGGGAGTTGCAGGTGATCCAATTTGGACGTGGGGTTGCGTGGTTGGATGCGGGATCGCCGGAGTCCCTTTTACAAGCCGCAAATTTTGTTCAGACTGTGGAGGAACGTCAAGGGTTGATGATTTCCTCGCCTGAGGAAATAGCCTATAGACTAGGCTTTATTGATGGTAATCAGTTAATCGATTTAGCTCGCCGGATTGGCGACAATAGCTATGGCAACTATCTCTTGAAACTTGTTGGTGATAATCTTTGATGTATGCAAGATTGATGTGTATTCCTCGCCGGCATTTACAAAAGTGAAAGGTGTTGAGTTTCCTTTACTGAAAAGCAAACTGTGTGGAAATAAAATGTTATATAATAATTATTACGACTTTTATCAAGCTATATAAAGTTGTTTGTTGTTGTCTGAATGAGAGGCTAGGTTGTGATGAATTTTAAAAAGCTGCTACTTGCAAAGGGTATCCGCGCTTTCCGTGTTTTATTTGTGGGGACATTAATTTTGTCTGCGATGGTGTTTACTTCTGTTCATGCTGAGGGCGGACCGGATCTGATAATTGAAAAAACTCAGAGCAGTTCCTTTACGCAGGGGGATACAGGAGTTGCTTATATTATTACAGTGAAGAACATAGGGGATGCTCCTACAAGTGGAGAGGTGACTGCCAAAGTGTTCCCTGACCTTCCCGAGAGTTTAACAGCAACTGGCATGTCGGGATTCGGATGGACATGTAGTGTGGAAATCCTAGAATGTACTCGCAATGACGTCCTGCCGGGCGGGGCATTCAGTTATCCTATAATTACGCTGACTGTAAATGTTGCATTAAATGCCCCGCCACAGGTTGTGGTTCCATTCATTGTTGAGGGTGGAGGGGATGTGGAATATGCAAATAATGAAGCCGCGGAACCCACAACAATTACACAAGTCCCTGACCTTGTAATAAGCAAGAGTCATACCGATATTTTTTCCCAAGGAGATCAAAACAAAACTTATACCATAATTGTGACCAATAGCGGTTATGCATCTACAGACAATTCACTGGTGACTGTCGTTGACACTTTGCCTGCTGGTTTAACACCTTTGTATTTGGAGGGAGATAATTGGGATTGTGATCTCGAGACTTTGACCTGTACTCGGATTGGTGTTTTGCCAGTAGGGGAGAGCTACGATACGATCACCCTTACAGTAAATGTGGATTACGATGCGCCAACCAACCTAACTAATACCGTGGTTGTTAGTGGCGGTGGAGAGAGGGATACCACTAATAATATTTCTGAAGACCCCACTGAAATTGGTCAAAAATCCGATCTTATAATTACCAATGTGACCATTTCGCCAACCTTCATAAAACCTGAAGATGCTTTTGATGTGAACATTACTGTTAAAAATCAGGGCGGAATTACAACCGAAAGTATCGTCTATAGGGATGTTTATATTGGTAATGATCCATCGGAATTTATCGATCCCGAAACCGGGTGTCCTTTTGATGAAGGGGATTATTTTCGATCCGATTACAACGACGGTCTCCCTCCAGATGCCATAGATACAAAAGCAGTTTCAGTTGCTGATGGACTTACGATTGGTATTCATCAGATTTGGGTATATGTTGATGCGACTTGCATTAATCAGGAAAGCATCGAAACGAATAATGTTTATGGACCGGTTAATGTAACGGTCGGTGTTAATACCTTTCAAGATGTTCCCACAACTCATTCTGCATGGCAATGGGTTGAGAGGCTTTATTCGGCAGGTATTACTGGTGGCTGTGCGACCTCGCCATTGAAATACTGTCCTAATAATGCAGTGACCCGTGCTCAGATGGCAGTTTTCCTTTTGCGTGGTATTCATGGATCCAGTCACACTCCGCCTGCGGTGGGGGGCAGTACTGGTTTTAGTGATGTGCCAGTGACCCATCCCTTTGCAGCTTGGATCAAGCAACTGGCAGCAGATGGGATTACAGGTGGATGTGGTGCTGGTATCTATTGCCCTAACAATCCCGTTACACGTGCGCAGATGGCAATTTTCCTCCTGCGTGCCAAACACGGGAGTAGTTACACTCCACCTTCAGTGAATGGCGATACTGGTTTCAATGATGTGCCGGTAAGCCATTCGGCGGCGGCATGGATCAAGCAGCTGGCAGCGGAGGGGATTACAGGCGGATGTGGCGGCGGGAATTATTGTCCCAACAATCCGGTTACCCGTGCGCAAATGGCGATTTTCTTGGTTCGGACTTTCAATTTGCCATAGGTGTTTTCATGGATGTTTTTTCATGCCAAGTTATCAAGTGTGCCTAACGCAAAAGACGATCGTGTGCCATCTTGAACGTAGCGAAGAATCCCCGCCTTAAGGCGGGGATTCTTCGCTACGTTCCCTCATAAAGAAATTGTGTTTTTGATCTTAGGTATTCCTAACTGTGAATTCTGTTCGTCCAGTCCAGATTTGGTGACACCATCTGTTCTCGAGGGAAATACAGCTCCAGATGCGCGAGCTGATCGCCAAATCCTTGTTCACAACATTTCATCGCCAGTTCGTGTTGTCATGCACTTTCATTCTTCATCAAGTAAACAGTACGGTCTGATTCTCGAATTGCTGATTTTTCCTGAATGGTGAAAAATAGGTTAAAGGATCGTTCGAATTCATGTTGGTCATAGTGATCGAAAATATCCTGCCTGTTTGCAAGTAGTTTTTTTACTTGTGAGTCCGATTTTGGGACGAATTCTATTATCAACCATTTTGATGTGACACGCGACATGAATTTTGCAATTCTTTCCAGCGGAACGTTGTTTGAAATGGCAAGATGATGAATAAGGGCAAGTGAGAAAACCATTTCCGCGGGTCCTCGCTCCAGCAGGGATGTACGCTCTTGGTTGTCCCAGCCCAGTGCCGGGCTGGGATTTGTGAGATCCAATAGCAGAGGGAGTAGATTGGTCTCCTTATTTTGTTTTATCTTTCGATAATTTTTCTCCACAGCTGCCGGGTCGATATCGAATGCGATGGTGGGAATTTCTAGCTGGCTGGCGATGCGGGAGAATTCACCGTTGTTGGCGCCCAAATCCCATACTGAGGAAGCGGATGTTCGTTTCATCCATTGTGCAATGATCTCTTTTTTATGGTCAAAGGCAGCATTGGAATAATTGGTGATGCTGTAATACTCCGCCCACTCAGTCCCGGCGGGATTCCATTCCAATTTTTTGACCGTGCCCTCCAAATGCTCGATCAATGCCAGCAGGGACTCCCTGCTCATGCGCCGGTTTTTGTGTGCGGATTTCACATCTTTCCCCGCGTAGCGGATGTGTGCCCGGGCATGCAGATGGATATGAGTAAGTAAACCAAGATTGAGTCTGCTTGAAGGGGGTAGTAATCTACTGGCAAGGTCGAGCGGGATGCCATCTATATAGACACGTAGTAACTGGCTTAAACGTACATCCCGTTTTGCCATTAATGCGAGGGGAGCGAGAAAATGTTGGCAGAACTGCCTGTAAGCTGTCCAAGGCTCACCATCTCTGTGGGTTTCGAACGAAAGCGTATCCACCAGCAACGGTTTTCCCTGATGAAATTGGATGTTGTATGCGCTGGCGTCCTTAAGGGACATGCCATGTCTGAGCGCAATTTTTTGAATCCTGAGGGTGGTCAGGGCGGCATCTTTTATCTGACTAAAACACCATTCATAAGGATGGGAGATGAATGGCAAACGTTTGGGCTGAATGACCTTGTACACTGTTTCTGGATCAGCTGCTTCCACATCCGCTTCTGTGTGCGAAACAAGCAGTCTTTTTTCAGCTAGTTTTTCATACAGACCAGATGCAAACAGGAGGTCGTAGTCCTGTTTGTAGATTTGATTTACTTGGCGGTATAAGACCCCTTCATAGGTGAACAAGAAGCCGCTTGGGTCACGGAAGGATCCGCCCAGAAGTTCTCTATTCTTTATCATCATCGTTATTGTCTTTACGCCCGAATAGGGATTTTATTCTGCTCCATTGCACTCGTACAAATACGCCGATCCCAAGTATGGCTGCAAGGATAAGTTGAAGAATAATCGAACCGGAACCCGGGTCAAGATAAACTAATGTTTTTGGGATTTCAGAATAGTGCATGATGTATGCTCCTTTTTTGATCTTTTGTGGATGAATTACTTTTCATCGCCGGAAAACGTTTTTGCCAGGAAAACCAGAAGGTGTTCTGTAAGCAACGGCGAAGCAGGACAATATTTTAATGGATTTTTTGAGCATCCGGCAGTGATCTCCCGGTGATAAAGTTCCTCGATCCAGGGGGCATAAGGTGACTCAACTGGAACATCAGAAAACATCCCTGTTGCGGACGACGGTATGTAATCATCCCCCAACAATCCGCGCAGCATGGCAACAGCAGCTTCCTGTCGGGTTGCATATTCTTGTGGGCAGAAAGATAGCGGGGATGTCTGACAGCTGTCCATCAATCCTTGTTGATATGCATATTCGATGATGGATGCGTTGTCATTATCCATGGGCACATCAGCAAAGATCCCCTGCGGTGCGGGAAGTTCATCTTTCGGTGTGCCTGTGTATAACAAAATCAGCCTTGAGAGGTCTGCGCGCGTGGCGATACCATAATCAAAGAAATGGAACACAAGATAATTCTCAAGGCCATCGTATTGTTCATTGATGTTGGAAAAAAGATCGATGATTTCCTTGGGAATGTCAGAAGTATTTTCAGGCGTTTGTTTGCACGGCGCTGAATGTTCTTTTACTTCCCCGATCAGCCATGCTCGCGCATCTGTATTAACCATGTATACGACTTCACATTGAACAATTCGCAGCGTGTCAGGGGACGTTCCGGTGACCAGGATTCGATCTCGATGCGGCGCACCCCGTAGGAGGGAATGCCCTTCCATCCAGGATGGGATGGGGATCTCTAGGTAATCCAGGAGGGTGGGGGCGATATCAATGTTTTGGACATTTGTCTGGATCTGACTTGCAAACGCGCCATCAGGAAAATGGAAGATGACCGGCACGCGCTGGATCTGATATGCCATACCGTGATCGGAA from Anaerolineales bacterium includes:
- a CDS encoding FAD-dependent monooxygenase, with the translated sequence MNSNQLPILIAGAGPVGLSLALALSRAGIPAEVFEMDAELNTQIRASTFHPKTLEMFKEWGVVDEIIQHGYKVDRLQYWERAPRRLIADFDYGCISDDTPYPYRLQCPQHIATRVLKPAVEATAMGKVHMGHKLIDFVDHCTHVTARFETASGIVEREGSYIVGADGTHSAVRKQLNIGFQGKTYEDRFLLIGSDLNTEDLLPGAAQVCYIFDPQEWVIILNLPDIVRVVFRMTDDEKEDVAMKEENLRARISNFFGKVPDYRIKTTQLYRVHQRVADTFRVGRALLVGDSAHNNNPSGGMGMNSGIHDAVNLTEKFIRIWNGESDSILDDYSNERRQYAVESVQLYTDQQYNNMVMSAEEERERRNTSLSGAASDRAKARAYLLKASMLEERI
- a CDS encoding carbon-nitrogen hydrolase family protein gives rise to the protein MAGKTKIRAAAVQFGVVADVAANLQTCLRMIDEAAKVKPDVMVLPEFVNHIAWYRDAAHCYGTAVSLDDDFIHAIGGKAKEHNCYIKINVTLKRDGGKVSGTNILFDPAGNVVGLTDKQILMGNENNFLEKSTMIAPIIETEMGQVGMYACMDGVIPEVARALAVRRPQLLLNSLNSFAHDEASLHIPVRAAENKVFVVAANKVGSLVPEEMREAVAARLKIDPSFLEGAGESQIVAPDGTVLAKAPMKGEAVVFADIDLSEADNKLRPDGTDILSARRPELYAPLGVESQSGGKTPGVESLLAGAGQVSASGKEAVDSALKMIAEGERAGVKLIVLPELFHITNLESAEKESVEMIRALQSELKDAYVATSIVEDGAHVGVLFNKSGVVLKQPQLHTSGRHAWSKLGDEVNVFDAEWGRVALVIGNDAIYPETFRLAALKDVEVVAVPTMILEKWEVELGFKERAAENRMNVIVASKSDSGIYAITEDFTLWTEWKNRPFDGNINYPVITMAQGDGLTIAEIHPAAAVNKMVSHRTDVLNGRPWKLAEPLISR
- the rfbB gene encoding dTDP-glucose 4,6-dehydratase, which codes for MKNILVTGGAGFIGSNFIRYLLHAETDVHVVNLDALTYAGSLENLKDVADDPRYAFVQGNICDTESVEQLLRERNIDTIVHFAAESHVDRSILGPRQFIETNVMGTFSMLEAARKVWLQDKHLKNVRFHHVSTDEVFGSLAPGEPAWTEDTPYAPNSPYAASKAASDHLVRSYGQTYKLPYTISNCSNNYGPYQFPEKLIPLMILNAMEGKPLPVYGDGQQIRDWLHVEDHCEAIHLVLTKGSIGSTYNIGGENQPANLTIVETICEILDEVSPDSPHKPHGNLIQFVADRPGHDRRYDMDTHKISAELGWRPRHTLTEGLMDTVNWYLSHPEWISVIRQQQEYQGWLEANYKSR
- the rfbA gene encoding glucose-1-phosphate thymidylyltransferase RfbA, with the translated sequence MKGIILAGGRGTRLYPLTTAVSKQLLPVYDKPMIYYPLSMLMLAGIQDILIVSTPDDLPAIRKLLGDGKTWGLEFTYLAQNEPRGLADAFLVGRDFVAGEKVCLILGDNIFFGQGISQQLRQASALQKGALIFAYPVHDPRRYGVVEIDEQGMAIHLEEKPKKPRSHYAIPGLYFYDERVVKFAEQLQPSARGEIEITDLNRMYLELGELQVIQFGRGVAWLDAGSPESLLQAANFVQTVEERQGLMISSPEEIAYRLGFIDGNQLIDLARRIGDNSYGNYLLKLVGDNL
- a CDS encoding S-layer homology domain-containing protein — its product is MNFKKLLLAKGIRAFRVLFVGTLILSAMVFTSVHAEGGPDLIIEKTQSSSFTQGDTGVAYIITVKNIGDAPTSGEVTAKVFPDLPESLTATGMSGFGWTCSVEILECTRNDVLPGGAFSYPIITLTVNVALNAPPQVVVPFIVEGGGDVEYANNEAAEPTTITQVPDLVISKSHTDIFSQGDQNKTYTIIVTNSGYASTDNSLVTVVDTLPAGLTPLYLEGDNWDCDLETLTCTRIGVLPVGESYDTITLTVNVDYDAPTNLTNTVVVSGGGERDTTNNISEDPTEIGQKSDLIITNVTISPTFIKPEDAFDVNITVKNQGGITTESIVYRDVYIGNDPSEFIDPETGCPFDEGDYFRSDYNDGLPPDAIDTKAVSVADGLTIGIHQIWVYVDATCINQESIETNNVYGPVNVTVGVNTFQDVPTTHSAWQWVERLYSAGITGGCATSPLKYCPNNAVTRAQMAVFLLRGIHGSSHTPPAVGGSTGFSDVPVTHPFAAWIKQLAADGITGGCGAGIYCPNNPVTRAQMAIFLLRAKHGSSYTPPSVNGDTGFNDVPVSHSAAAWIKQLAAEGITGGCGGGNYCPNNPVTRAQMAIFLVRTFNLP